Proteins found in one Promicromonospora sukumoe genomic segment:
- a CDS encoding lipid II:glycine glycyltransferase FemX — MPALSEPITLAVDVVTDPSTWDREVLALGGHPLQLWGWGEVKAAGNWRAHRLRVTEDGATVGLAQLLVRPLPAQFKALSYVPRGPVVAHHDGETAQAVFGVGDTATRNAVTNTVVEWARENVGGVGITIEPDWPAGTQLDLAGRRYAPNQILIPSTLILDLTRPADELMADMRKSTRYEIRKGSRSGLDIRRVTEDAEVLRVLDVYKETAQRAGFAIHSDEYYLDVNRKLGDKSVLVATYIDDVPACFAWCVNSASTSFLLYGGGNDAGRKATATAPTYWRTIEIAREQGLVRYDMNGLLNDGISDFKKSFAKHTDELVGSIDVSFSRWYTTWNSALPTAKKVVRKLRGN, encoded by the coding sequence ATGCCAGCCCTGTCGGAGCCCATCACGCTCGCCGTCGACGTCGTCACCGATCCTTCGACCTGGGACCGCGAGGTCCTCGCCCTGGGCGGGCACCCGCTCCAGCTCTGGGGCTGGGGCGAGGTCAAGGCCGCCGGGAACTGGCGCGCGCACCGGCTGCGGGTCACCGAGGACGGCGCCACCGTGGGCCTGGCGCAGCTGCTGGTGCGGCCGCTGCCGGCCCAGTTCAAGGCGCTGTCGTACGTGCCGCGCGGCCCCGTCGTCGCGCACCACGACGGCGAGACCGCCCAGGCGGTCTTCGGCGTGGGCGACACGGCGACCCGGAACGCGGTGACCAACACGGTCGTGGAGTGGGCTCGCGAGAACGTGGGCGGTGTCGGCATCACCATCGAGCCGGACTGGCCCGCGGGCACGCAGCTCGACCTGGCGGGGCGCCGGTACGCGCCGAACCAGATCCTCATCCCGAGCACGCTGATCCTGGACCTGACCCGGCCCGCCGACGAGCTGATGGCGGACATGCGCAAGTCCACGCGGTACGAGATCCGCAAGGGCTCGCGGTCCGGGCTGGACATCCGCCGGGTCACGGAGGACGCGGAGGTGCTGCGCGTGCTCGACGTCTACAAGGAGACCGCCCAGCGCGCCGGGTTCGCCATCCACTCGGACGAGTACTACCTGGACGTGAACCGGAAGCTCGGCGACAAGTCCGTGCTGGTGGCGACGTACATCGACGACGTGCCCGCCTGCTTCGCGTGGTGCGTCAACTCGGCCAGCACGTCGTTCCTGCTGTACGGCGGCGGCAACGACGCCGGCCGCAAGGCCACGGCCACCGCGCCGACCTACTGGCGCACCATCGAGATCGCCCGGGAGCAGGGCCTCGTGCGGTACGACATGAACGGCCTGCTCAACGACGGCATCAGCGACTTCAAGAAGAGCTTCGCCAAGCACACCGACGAGCTCGTGGGTTCGATCGACGTGTCGTTCTCGCGCTGGTACACCACCTGGAACAGCGCGCTGCCGACGGCCAAGAAGGTCGTGCGCAAGCTCCGCGGCAACTAG
- a CDS encoding thiolase family protein, with product MTAAPETPRARRAVRDVVFVDGARTPFGKAKPDGMYAETRADDLIVKVVRELLRRHPELPPERIDEVAIAATTQQGDQGLTLGRTVGMLAGLPQSVPGYAIDRMCAGAMTAATTTAAGIAMGAADVVIAGGVEHMGRHPMGFDADVNPRFVAEKLVDPQSLNMGVTAENLHDKFPQLTKERADRFAVESQAKYAKALANGNIDPDLVPVAVRSAELGWGLATTDELPRPETTFESIQGLKTPFRAGGRVTPATSSPLTDGATAAVLASGDVAAELGLPVKMRLVSYGYAGVPPEIMGYGPVPSTEKALKSAGLTIDDIGLFELNEAFAVQVLSFLDHYGIADDDPRVNPYGGAIAMGHPLASSGVRLMTQLARQFEQHPEVRYGLTAMCVGLGQGGSVIWENPHHADYSGHTDEEN from the coding sequence ATGACCGCAGCCCCGGAAACACCGCGTGCCCGCCGTGCCGTACGCGACGTCGTCTTCGTCGACGGCGCCCGGACGCCGTTCGGCAAGGCCAAGCCCGACGGCATGTACGCCGAGACGCGTGCCGACGACCTGATCGTCAAGGTGGTGCGCGAGCTGCTGCGGCGGCACCCCGAGCTCCCCCCGGAGCGGATCGACGAGGTGGCCATCGCCGCCACCACGCAGCAGGGCGACCAGGGGCTCACCCTGGGCCGCACCGTGGGCATGCTGGCCGGCCTCCCCCAGTCCGTGCCGGGCTACGCCATCGACCGCATGTGCGCCGGCGCCATGACGGCCGCCACCACCACCGCCGCGGGCATCGCCATGGGCGCCGCCGACGTCGTGATCGCGGGCGGCGTGGAGCACATGGGCCGCCACCCGATGGGGTTCGACGCCGACGTCAACCCCCGGTTCGTCGCCGAGAAGCTCGTGGACCCGCAGTCCCTGAACATGGGCGTCACGGCGGAGAACCTGCACGACAAGTTCCCGCAGCTCACCAAGGAGCGGGCCGACAGGTTCGCCGTCGAGTCGCAGGCCAAGTACGCCAAGGCGCTGGCCAACGGGAACATCGACCCGGACCTCGTGCCGGTCGCCGTCCGCTCGGCCGAGCTGGGCTGGGGCCTGGCCACCACCGACGAGCTGCCCCGCCCGGAGACCACCTTCGAGTCCATCCAGGGCCTGAAGACGCCGTTCCGCGCAGGTGGCCGCGTCACCCCCGCGACGTCGTCCCCGCTGACCGACGGCGCCACCGCCGCCGTCCTCGCCTCGGGCGACGTCGCCGCCGAGCTGGGCCTGCCCGTGAAGATGCGCCTGGTGTCCTACGGCTACGCCGGCGTGCCGCCGGAGATCATGGGCTACGGCCCCGTGCCCTCCACGGAGAAGGCGCTCAAGTCCGCGGGCCTGACCATCGACGACATCGGCCTGTTCGAGCTGAACGAGGCGTTCGCCGTGCAGGTGCTGTCCTTCCTGGACCACTACGGCATCGCCGACGACGACCCGCGCGTGAACCCGTACGGCGGCGCCATCGCCATGGGGCACCCGCTGGCCAGCTCGGGCGTTCGCCTGATGACGCAGCTCGCCCGGCAGTTCGAGCAGCACCCCGAGGTCCGGTACGGCCTGACCGCCATGTGCGTGGGCCTGGGCCAGGGCGGCAGCGTCATCTGGGAGAACCCGCACCACGCCGACTACTCCGGCCACACGGACGAGGAGAACTGA